TAAGAGTATTAttgaaatatgtaatttaaatgacTAGGTAATGAAAAAACTTAGTTGTTTAGTTAATACACGCAGGAAGAAGCACTCCTTCACTAAAAGCCTGGCAAGTCACGTAGGACAGAAAttacattttgtttccattttggttttGCTAATATATTTCCTTAGCTTTTAGTTTGTTTGCTTAGTTTAGTTGGTAGTAtaatttacagaaaggaaaatttatCTTTTCTAGGTGTTATGTTTCTATGGATTTAGGTACACTCACGCAGTTGTGTAACAACGACCCCTGTCAGGACATACAATACTTCCGTCACCCCCAGGAGTTCTTTCACGTCCCTTTGGTCCTTCGGATCTTCTGTAAGAAGTCAACTCGAACCTCCCTTGGTGGCACTGGCCGTGACTTATTCTTGGGGTATTGCGTTAGGCAGAGGAGGTCGGATCTAGTCAATCCCTTCTTGAAGCCCCTGCTGGCTTCTTGTGCCTGGAGTAGGAACAGCGCCCAGCCTCTCTGGTCTCCTCATGTCAGACCCAGAGCGGCAAAGAGCAGCCCACGCCAGCCCTTCCTGTGGGCTCAGGCTCCCAGCCCGCACGGGTGTTCTGTTCCTCAGATGCACCGGGCTGGCCCCTCCTGCCTCAGCTCCACAGGTGTGGATGGTTGCTTCTTTCGAATCATCACCCTCTGTGCGGGTGTGATTTTAGAAcagcctttcctgaccacctgTCCTGCCTTACCTTGCTCTGTGCTTCCTTAGAGACTGTGGATTTGGGGTGGTTTGAGTGTCGTCTGCTTCTAGAGCACCAGCTTTGGAGGCCAGGGACCTTACCGGGCTTGTTCATTGCCGCGTCTCCAGCACATGGTAGGCAGGTGGAGAGAATTGCAGTCCATTAGACAAGTCTCGTCCTTTAAAGTTTTAGTTGTACAAGTCGCACACGAATACATGAACCGGTTCTCCACATAAAATAGCACAGTCTGGAACACCATTGGTAGCCCTTGTGGGAAGTTTGGATATTTGTGTGGTGACACGTCTGATTGAGAGGGGAGCTTAGATTCACCAGATTGCCTCAGCAGAGGCTCCCCCAAATCCATCCAGTTTGAGGATAGACATGCTAAAACATGCACTAGAATGCAAAgtctttgcttttctcactttttaacaGGGATGCTTGGCGTGTTAACCTTTATGTGTCTGCTCCAcactcccctccccgccccccatttACTGTGGGACCAGGCCCAAAGTGCTGAAGAGCCCTTGGCAGCCCTGAGAGCACGAATTGGCCATTCTTGTTCTAGAAAGTGCAATTTCATGCTTAGAGTGCTTGAAGGTTATGAGCATTTACGtctttataacagctttattgagatggaATTTGCATAACACATTCCCCCACTAAAGGGTGCACTTGAGTGGTTTTTAGTTCATTGACTGAGTTGTGCCATTATCACGCAGTCAGTTGTAGAACATTCTCATGACTGCAGTTAACGTCAGTTTTTAATAACTCATGTGTAACCTGAGTGCTTTGTACTCCACTCAtcattttgagagtttttaaattgGAAGGTAATTCTAGCCATTTTCATCTCACATCCTTTTGGGATAAGGTCGGGTATAAATATATAAGTACGCTAGGCATTTGCAAGTCACAGATACGCACCTAGAGAAACTTTACTGCTTTAAGACTCAAGGTTTTGTTTCACTACTGTTAACGTTTGGGGAGATTTTAATCATTGGGACTAAGCTAAATGGAGGTGAAGCATTTTTGCAGGACTTCATACCTCTAAATCAGTTTGGAACACAAAATTTTCTTGCAGATGTAGGGTAGAATTGAACACAGCTTTTTGCAGAGGGAAAACCCTAAATAAAATTGAagctattcctttttttttcctgctgtctgAACTTTTTTCCTCTCTACTGGAAGAATACATGGGGACACACCCACGTGAAGGCACTAAAATTTCTCACTTTTTGAGCAGAATCCTCATTTTTGTCCTCTCCTCTTTCCACTGATAACAGCTTGGGTTTAACTTGCCAGGGGTTTTGTGTGTTTAGTTACACATACCTGTGAGTATCTACATGTaacttagctttttaaaaagaaaacataacccTGATAGTGTTCTGTGACTTGGTGGGTACACaattgtctttccattttgggCACATGGATCTCTGTCATTCATTGTACTGTTGTAACTTGTTTCCTGCCGTGCATGTACCACTGGTTCCCTTCCTCTGcttgcctttttcctttttttccagctCTCTCATTTCCCAACATGCTCTGTAGTTTATTGTTTGATTCCTACTTCTAGCACGTTGACACTGGTAGGCAGGAATGTTTGCGTTGTTCACTGATCATCCCAGGTTGCAGCCACgcttggcatacagtaggtgcttggtGAACCGTTGTTGAACAGGCCAAATGGCTCCATGATGGCGTGTTTCTAAGGAGCACAGCTTCTTAGTGCGTCCTTGGTTGGACACAGGTTGTTTGATACTTTGCTGTAATAAGCAGGGGTGCAGTAACCAGCTTTTCATACATCTTTCTTTCTGAACTTTGAACCTTGTTTCtttcatgagttttttttttttgctttttgcggtacgcgggcccctcactgttgtggcctctcccgttgcggagcacaggctccagatgcgcaggctcagcggccgtggctcacgggcccagccgctccgcggcatgtgggatctttgcggaccggggcacgaacccgtgtcccctgcatcggcaggcggactctcaaccactgcgccgccagggacgCCCTTTTCAtgagttttatattgtttttgttcttcCCCATTAGCTGGAGTCCCTTGCAGAAGGGCCTTCACTTAGTCCAGTCTGCAGTCCAGTCCAGGGAACCTGAGCGCCCCCTCTGACCTGTGCGTGAACGCTGGTTGTTGCTGGAAGTGCCGCCTTGTCAACGATGCCCCTggcaggtttttgttttgctgtgatGAAAAGCGCTGCTGTTACCCATCTGCCAGCCTCACTTTGCCGTCTGGGCCCCTCAGGAAAGGCCTGCTCCCTGTTGCACATGACAGTCCTGTGGCTGTTTGGAATGGTGGCCACAGCCCCTTGGGTAACTGAAGTTTTCAGGGTGCACATACACGTACTTACTTTGGTTTTTAGAAGCACCGCCCTGTTTGTAACTCTGAAGCCAtgtgaattttcaaatatttatccaATGCATGTTTTAGGAAGTGTCGTGAAGAGTGAAGACTATGCTCTCCCGAGTTACGTCGACCGGCGTGACTACCCCTTGCCCGACGTGGCCCACGTCAGGAGCCTTTCTGCCAGCCAGAAGGCcttgaaggagaaggagaaggccTCCTGGAGCAGCCTCTCCATCGATGAGAAAGTTCAACGTGGGTATTGAAGGGAAGCAAGGGCAGCTTGCGTTGGCCGAGAATTCTGGTCCTGGGCTGCTGCCCAGAGCCCAGCGTGCTGGGGAGGGTGGGTTGCTGTGGCTCTGTGGGGCTGTCCAGGGCCCAGGCCCCTTTGTCCAGGCTTGTGGGCTCCAGCCCCCCCCCGCGGAGGAGCGGGAACAAGGATGCAGAGCTGCTGAGCAGGGCTCTGCAGAGGGCTTAGCGTATGAGAGTAGCTTCTTGGGGCCTCCCTGGGTGGGACTGGGTTGGCTGTAAATTATTGATGGAAGATCAGCGAGATTTCACTGTCAGGAAGGAAAGAGGCATGAAAGTATTATGGGCTTAAGTAGACCCTTAAAGCTGAATCTAAAGGAGAAGGCATTTCACTGCCTTTTTGTGCCCAGAGTAAACTCCAtgcatctccttccttcccctcatgTGTGCGTGGGTGCGTCCGGGCCTCAGGCCTGTGTTGTGTTCCTAGCTGTATGTTTGCCGCCCCCGTGTTGTGGGGAGGAGTGATGGAGCCCCGCCCTGTGGAGGGGCTGTCGGTCCCCGTGGCCCTCTGCGCCTACAGCGCCGTCCTTTCTGTCCCCAGTGTACCGCCTCAAGTTCAAGGAGAGCTTCGCAGAAATGAACCGGAGCACAAACGAGTGGAAGACGGTCGTGGGCGCCGCCATGTTCTTCATCGGCTTCACTGGGCTCGTCCTTATCTGGGAGAAGCTGTACGGTGAGTGGCGGGGCGAGAAGGGGCCGTGCACCTGGAACGGCTGCATCTTTCAGTGCCCAAGAGTGGGCCGTGGGGCCTCCACACGAAATCGGCGCTTCCGTCCTGGGCTCCATCCCCAGCTTGTGTACCGGGTTTGAGAGACTGGCTCACGTGAACAGAAGTGGTGTAAGCAGAGTATGCTTTATTCTGAGCGGGCCACGCTCGGTCACGAACGGCTTCCTCTGTGTGGCCCGCCACGTATCCAGTAGTGCTTTCTCTGCTCGCCAGTCAGTTGTCAGAAGGAGGAGTAGTGGAGGTTAGCTCAAGGAGAAGGGAACGTTTACGCGTCAAGGGCTGCTTCTGCCGTCGGGGACTGCAGCTCAGTAACCAGAGTTCTGGGTCTTCGGACCTAGCAGTTTCCGCCCGGCCGGCGTTGCGCTGCCTGCGTGCTTGTTCTGGTGCTGCCTGTCCTGCGTTCTGTCTGTCCAGCCGAGCAGGTATCTTCCCGTGCTGAGCAGGTGTGATCCTGTATTTGTGGCCTGCCTGTGGACGCGGGTCGGTGACAGACCTGTGACCCTCTGCTCTTCCCCCGCGTGACCTTTCGTTCTGTTTGTGCTCTGTGCTTGCCTGTAGACCCATTGTCTGTATCCTAGAGAGAGGACGCTCTGCCTTTAGCTTAAGTATTTTATTGCTTGCTTTTACAAAGGAAGGAATAATTTGGAAATACCGAGTTGTCAGTGCCCAGGATTCGAAATCAGTGCGTTCGCCTGTGTGTGGCTGTCAGGTGGCAGATGGCTGTGCCGCTCGGGTTGCCAGTGAGATGGGGGAAGGCCTCACCCGTGTAGCGCGTTGGCTTGGAAACACCTGGTCAGGACAGCGTTGCCTCACGAAGTTGTTTTGGACTGCAGTGTACGGCCCCGTCCCGCACACCTTTGAGGAGGAGTGGGTGGCCAAGCAGACCAAGAGGATGCTCGACATGAAGGTGGCCCCGATCCAGGGCTTCTCAGCCAAGTGGGACTACGACAGGAACGAGTGGAAGAAGTAAGGGCCCGCCGTTCGCACGCCGGAGCCCCCCCTTGTCACTTCCCTGCAGCTCCGCACGTTTACGGGCGTGTTCTTTCCCAGTACCAGTGCTAATAAACGAGCAGTTTACGTGACGTCCTCGTGGCTGCTTCTTTGATGATAACTGAAGGAAGTGAAAGCGTCGTTTGAAACACAGTAAGTTTTTTTCAGGTGTCTGTAGTAAGTACATTTTGGGTATAAATGAACTggcaaaaataagttttattaggGGATAgcatataaaaactaaaaatacagagtCCTGTGGTATGGGATGTTTTGACAAGAGATTTTTATGAGAGTTAAATCCCCATCACAGTAGCCAGACTGACAGACCTCACCGTGGTCGCTTTTCTCCTGGGACTGTCTCTCCCCTTTTAATTGTGAGTGTTGGTTGGAGTGTGTGACCACGAGATTGGGAAGGGCAGACCGAGTTCTGTGCTCCTGCCTTTTTTTATCTAAGAAGCAACAGCGAAGCCAGTAGTAGGCCGGGCAGGAGTTAAGGAGCCCTGCCCGAGCCCCCGGCAGGCGTCCTGTAGGGGCTCCTCCTTCTGTCCTGTGGTCTCTCCCCTTGCTCTAACGTCCGTTCCCCTCCCTGGGGCCTGGAGCCCCTGCGTGGGGAAGCAGAACACATTCCAGAATAGAGCGGGTGCAGAGGGGTCTCCCAGCAGCATTGGTGCAGGGGTGGGTCGGGGGGGAGCTGTGACTGGGAAGGGAAGTTGGTCCCTAGAGCTCGACCAGAGGAATGTCACAGGAAGTTGGCCTTAGATAGGCTTGTGAGAGGGCTTGAACCAACCAGTGTAACAGGAGGGGCAGGTGAACTGTAGCCCCTGATTGCAGTATCTCCCGCTGCTCTGGAAATGGCCTTGCTGGCTTGTTCTCAAGGGCCAGCTGACTCCCCGGGGGGCCGTCTGGGGGGAGAGGAAGTGCCGGGAGCTGTGGGCTGCGAGTCTGGCTGTGAGGACCAGTGTGGCTCTGGGTGGCTTGGACCTCCCTCAGGCAGTGCCATTTTCAGCTCCTTGCCAGCGAGGGCTCCTGTGGTGGGGCTGGAGTTCTGACCTGGCCCCTCACCTGGCTCTTCTGACCCTTGAACGATCACTGATGGGTCCCCTGCCATGGGCCAGGCGCTCACCGTCTCACTCACCAGAACGACCCCAAGAGGAAGGGGCCCTTCCCGGGTTGGGTGGTGGAGCTGAATGCAGCTAGAGGCCGAGGGCTCTGCCTGAGTGGGAGTCGGGGGTGCTGGAGACTGACCCCCGGACTGCTGCTGCCCCGGAGTGGCTTCACACGGAGTCTCCCTGGGCCTGGGGGCTTCCCCCGGCCACGTCGGAACCACTCTTGCCCTTGCTCAGAGCATGGCCACCTGTACCTCAGCGTCAACTTCCAAGATGAGACTGTtgtcctcttctgtctctctgtctttgtgggtctatgccttaaaaaaaaaaaaatccctttactgCCATTTTAGTGGAAATTCAGGAGGAAACAATGAGTGCTCGATGCAGCCCGCCATCCTTAAGCTGGAGGCCTACTGAGCACTTATGCCGTTTTAGTGGAAATTCAGGAGGAAACAATGAGTGCTCGATGCAGCCCGCCATCCTTAAGCTGGAGGCCTACTGAGCACTTACACGTGGTCTGCATGTTGTCAGAGTAACAGTGAACACGACCCTTGGGGCTCACCGTTGGGGCTCCCAGGAGCACCGAGGACGAGTGAAACAACGGACAACGTAATTAGAGGGTTCGAGGGGGCTCAGGGTGGTGATGGAGGGGGGGTTTCAGCTGGGAGTGGGAAAAATTTGAGGTCGGTGGTGGGAGACGTCCCCGAGGAGGTAGCCCTTGAGCTGAGACTTGATGACTCTCGCCCACCCTTGAGCAGAGGCAGGGACGAGGGGGCACGGGTGGAGACAGTCATGCTCGAAGGACCGCGGACGAAGGCCCTGAGGACGGAGCTTACTCGGTTCGAGGACCTGAAAGACGACCCGTGGGGCTGAGACCatgtgagggaggaggggaagggtgtGGAGAGCATGGGGGCCCAGGAGAGAGGGCAGGCTGAGCTCTCTTGCGGGGTGTGCTCATGTAGCCGCAGACAGGGAGCtcaccctgcccctcccagggtgtCTGGGGAGACTGTTGTGGTTCCTTCTGTAACATGAAGTTGGGGCAGGACTTGGAGA
Above is a window of Phocoena sinus isolate mPhoSin1 chromosome 19, mPhoSin1.pri, whole genome shotgun sequence DNA encoding:
- the LOC116744100 gene encoding cytochrome c oxidase subunit 4 isoform 1, mitochondrial isoform X2; the encoded protein is MPLAGFCFAVMKSAAVTHLPASLCRLGPSGKACSLLHMTVLWLFGMVATAPWVTEVFRVHIHVLTLVFRSTALFVTLKPCEFSNIYPMHVLGSVVKSEDYALPSYVDRRDYPLPDVAHVRSLSASQKALKEKEKASWSSLSIDEKVQLYRLKFKESFAEMNRSTNEWKTVVGAAMFFIGFTGLVLIWEKLYVYGPVPHTFEEEWVAKQTKRMLDMKVAPIQGFSAKWDYDRNEWKK
- the LOC116744100 gene encoding cytochrome c oxidase subunit 4 isoform 1, mitochondrial isoform X1, which encodes MLATRVFSLIGKRAISTSVCVRAHGSVVKSEDYALPSYVDRRDYPLPDVAHVRSLSASQKALKEKEKASWSSLSIDEKVQLYRLKFKESFAEMNRSTNEWKTVVGAAMFFIGFTGLVLIWEKLYVYGPVPHTFEEEWVAKQTKRMLDMKVAPIQGFSAKWDYDRNEWKK